In Chloroherpetonaceae bacterium, a single genomic region encodes these proteins:
- a CDS encoding ABC transporter permease, translating to MSKIGVIIRKEYLERVRSKGFILATVLIPVLMSSFIVVPLVLRLLSDKSGTHLILLDKTGRLEQPLRQILEQEKSMRITVARAADEKEIYLREQELASKEAPPSGILTLQIDSSGKVLATYRGKSVTDFDLMERLENSVKMAVRRLSLKEKGFSDDEIARLEQPVIFRAQRSSEKSEDSGIGSFLVSYIMSLLIYATLLGYGAVISSAVIDEKASKVMEVLISSVKPIDLMIGKIVGVGLVALTQYSIWIVVALALSGLSLRLGASAAPPINFTLSPELLLYFVLYFVLGYLIYATLYAATGSAFESTQDAQALQTPITLLAIIPMLVIQSVISKPDSATAVILSLIPFFAPILMIARLSVTDVPLWQVLLSFVLMGATFYAAVWIAAKIYRVGVLMYGKKPSLNEIAKWLRYS from the coding sequence ATGAGCAAAATTGGTGTCATAATTCGCAAAGAATACTTGGAGCGCGTGCGGAGTAAAGGTTTTATCCTTGCAACCGTGCTCATTCCAGTCTTGATGTCAAGTTTTATTGTTGTGCCGCTGGTGCTGCGACTGCTAAGCGATAAATCTGGCACGCATCTTATTCTTTTAGACAAAACAGGCAGGCTGGAGCAGCCCCTTCGGCAAATTCTCGAGCAGGAAAAAAGTATGCGCATTACAGTAGCGCGTGCGGCAGATGAAAAAGAAATTTATCTAAGAGAGCAAGAGCTTGCAAGCAAAGAAGCGCCACCAAGCGGCATACTCACGCTACAGATAGATTCTTCGGGAAAAGTGCTGGCAACTTATCGAGGCAAAAGCGTAACGGACTTCGATTTGATGGAGCGCTTGGAGAACAGCGTTAAGATGGCAGTAAGGCGTCTCAGCCTGAAAGAAAAAGGGTTCTCGGACGATGAAATTGCAAGGTTGGAGCAACCTGTGATTTTCCGTGCGCAGCGCAGCAGTGAGAAAAGCGAAGACTCGGGCATTGGCAGTTTTCTTGTGAGCTACATAATGTCGTTGCTCATTTATGCGACCTTGTTAGGCTATGGGGCAGTTATTTCATCGGCGGTAATTGATGAAAAAGCAAGCAAGGTGATGGAAGTGCTAATTTCTTCTGTCAAGCCAATTGACCTGATGATTGGCAAAATCGTAGGAGTAGGGCTAGTGGCGCTGACGCAATACAGTATCTGGATTGTGGTCGCCTTAGCGCTCTCGGGACTATCGCTAAGGTTGGGCGCGTCTGCTGCGCCACCAATTAATTTCACTCTCTCGCCTGAGCTGCTGCTGTATTTTGTGCTATACTTTGTGCTAGGTTATCTGATATACGCTACACTCTATGCCGCAACAGGCTCTGCATTTGAGAGCACGCAGGACGCACAAGCGTTGCAGACGCCGATTACTCTGTTAGCAATTATTCCGATGCTGGTAATTCAGTCGGTAATCTCAAAGCCAGACTCGGCAACGGCGGTCATTTTATCGCTCATTCCGTTCTTTGCGCCGATTCTGATGATTGCGCGGCTAAGCGTAACCGATGTGCCCCTGTGGCAAGTGCTACTGAGTTTCGTGCTGATGGGAGCAACATTCTATGCAGCGGTGTGGATTGCAGCAAAAATTTATCGAGTCGGGGTGTTGATGTATGGCAAAAAGCCCTCTCTAAATGAGATTGCTAAGTGGCTGCGCTACTCTTGA
- a CDS encoding ATP-grasp domain-containing protein, translating to MPVVVFVAPLCNAGALASLEALASLPDVTLGVISAFPQERLPEAIRARIAGHWQTHLQADADELLYAASKLRDYFGRIDCIFSSNEHVQEPIAQIREHFDLPGLRPAVAHNFRNKAKMKALFQAHQIPCARFQRIRRHSDAHQFIEQVGFPIILKPTYGAGSASTFRVDSFHALQQALWQLNPSEQNEVIAEEFLTGEEHSLETVMQNGKAVWQSVTRYLPSALEAMQNQWIQWRILSPREAESERYADIRAAGAAALKALGLDTGISHLEWFRRPDGSLAISEVGARPPGAQILTLHSRSHSANLYAEWVRLMIYGEFNVPKQRYASGVAFLRGQGSGTVKQVIGLDDVQRELGTMVTDMSIPQFNMPPTGTYEGEGFIIVRHERTEAVEQALSYIINTVRVFLG from the coding sequence ATGCCTGTGGTAGTATTTGTTGCGCCGCTTTGTAATGCTGGAGCACTGGCATCGCTGGAAGCACTTGCCAGTTTGCCTGATGTCACTTTGGGTGTAATTAGTGCTTTTCCGCAGGAACGCTTGCCAGAGGCGATTCGAGCCCGAATTGCGGGGCATTGGCAAACCCACCTGCAGGCTGATGCCGATGAACTGCTCTACGCTGCCTCGAAACTCCGAGATTATTTCGGGCGTATAGACTGCATTTTTTCTTCCAATGAACACGTTCAAGAGCCTATTGCACAGATCCGAGAGCACTTCGACTTGCCCGGGCTTCGCCCTGCCGTAGCTCACAACTTTCGCAACAAAGCCAAAATGAAGGCGCTTTTCCAAGCGCATCAAATTCCCTGTGCAAGGTTTCAGCGCATTCGTCGTCACAGCGACGCCCACCAGTTCATTGAGCAGGTTGGATTTCCCATTATTCTCAAGCCCACTTACGGTGCAGGGTCTGCTTCCACCTTTCGCGTAGATAGCTTCCATGCACTGCAGCAAGCACTTTGGCAACTGAATCCTTCTGAGCAAAACGAAGTGATTGCAGAAGAATTTCTCACAGGTGAAGAGCATTCGCTGGAGACCGTGATGCAAAACGGTAAAGCTGTTTGGCAATCGGTTACGCGCTATTTGCCCAGTGCCTTAGAGGCAATGCAAAATCAGTGGATTCAATGGCGAATTCTGTCTCCTCGTGAAGCTGAAAGCGAGCGTTATGCCGATATTCGTGCTGCTGGTGCTGCAGCCCTGAAAGCACTTGGCTTAGATACGGGCATTTCACACTTGGAGTGGTTTCGCCGACCAGACGGTAGCCTTGCAATTTCAGAAGTTGGTGCCAGACCTCCGGGCGCACAAATTCTGACGCTGCACTCTCGCTCACACAGTGCCAATCTTTACGCAGAGTGGGTTCGCCTTATGATTTACGGAGAATTTAATGTGCCAAAGCAACGCTATGCCAGCGGTGTTGCTTTCCTCAGAGGACAGGGCAGTGGCACGGTCAAGCAAGTCATCGGTCTTGACGATGTGCAAAGAGAACTCGGCACAATGGTTACTGATATGTCCATACCACAATTTAACATGCCGCCAACTGGCACATATGAGGGTGAAGGCTTCATTATTGTTCGGCACGAGCGCACTGAGGCAGTCGAGCAAGCCCTGTCCTACATTATCAACACTGTGCGCGTGTTCTTAGGGTAG
- a CDS encoding ABC transporter permease subunit has protein sequence MTRLAILLLNLLIFFVLIGYVLNPLLQTLNSGFYDAQGQYTFQNYVSLVERPERLRAFANTILLSLLTVLGAGLFGTTLAYTFWRFDVPLRGLLSRLVLLPLGLPPLVGVFSFQFLYGESGVLSRLLQGLFKLPAPPFSFEGLWAVWLVHLYSFYVQFYLFVSAALARIDTAVLEAAENLGASAWSRVWKILLPLLRPSLLSAALIVFVLSMTSFTAPLLFGGKTAFLTVEIFNQKISGEFGVASAMTVELVALSVTAVFLFEVCNAQMRLTVRSRGAPRELPLERLPLPLFLLFMLQVLFIALPIFALVLMSFAKDPLASTSILPTQYSLEHYYRLLSDAAVYRPFLNSLSMAVLASVPNLVFGLVAGLLIAQRRIFLREVMLALLLLPLAIPGTALAINLIAAFAKPSIFAFGTVLVGSSMLLPLAYFIRHLPYITRSVAATLETFDYQLVEAAATLGSPYLRIIGRVIAPLILSSLASGFLFTFIGAISEFPCSILLYTPDNLPIAVDIFSQLRIGSFGLAAAEGVLLITLIFALTWAFNRLFQTRAAETPLQL, from the coding sequence ATGACACGCCTTGCAATCTTGCTACTAAATCTGCTCATTTTCTTTGTGCTCATTGGCTATGTGCTAAATCCGCTACTGCAGACGCTAAACAGCGGGTTTTATGACGCACAGGGTCAGTACACCTTCCAGAACTACGTGTCGCTTGTAGAGCGCCCTGAACGCCTGCGTGCATTTGCAAATACAATCTTGCTTTCTCTACTCACTGTGTTAGGAGCAGGACTGTTCGGCACCACCTTGGCATACACATTTTGGCGGTTTGATGTTCCGCTCAGAGGGTTGCTGTCACGCCTTGTGCTCTTGCCGCTGGGCTTACCGCCACTGGTGGGCGTTTTTTCGTTTCAGTTTCTCTACGGCGAATCTGGAGTGTTGTCGCGCTTGTTGCAGGGGCTCTTCAAACTGCCAGCGCCACCTTTTTCATTTGAGGGGTTATGGGCAGTGTGGCTCGTGCATCTGTATTCGTTCTACGTGCAGTTTTATCTGTTTGTCAGCGCAGCACTCGCCAGAATTGATACTGCGGTGTTGGAAGCTGCAGAAAATCTGGGCGCAAGTGCATGGTCACGTGTGTGGAAAATTCTTTTGCCGCTGCTGCGACCATCGCTACTTTCTGCGGCGCTAATCGTGTTTGTGCTAAGCATGACGTCTTTTACAGCGCCGTTGCTCTTTGGCGGCAAAACGGCATTTTTGACGGTGGAAATCTTCAATCAAAAGATCTCGGGCGAATTCGGCGTTGCGAGCGCAATGACAGTAGAATTGGTCGCGCTCTCAGTTACGGCGGTGTTTTTGTTTGAAGTGTGTAATGCACAGATGCGCTTGACGGTGCGCTCAAGAGGAGCGCCACGTGAGTTACCCCTCGAGCGCTTACCGCTACCGCTTTTTCTGCTCTTTATGCTGCAAGTGCTCTTCATTGCACTGCCAATTTTTGCGCTAGTCTTGATGTCTTTTGCAAAAGACCCGCTCGCAAGCACCAGTATTCTGCCGACGCAATATAGCCTTGAGCACTACTATCGGCTGCTATCTGATGCAGCGGTATATCGTCCCTTTCTCAATAGCCTCTCAATGGCAGTTTTAGCCAGTGTGCCAAACCTTGTATTTGGATTGGTTGCAGGATTGCTGATTGCACAGCGGAGGATTTTCTTGCGTGAAGTTATGCTGGCACTGCTGCTCTTGCCCTTAGCCATTCCGGGCACAGCGCTGGCTATCAATCTGATTGCAGCCTTTGCCAAGCCATCAATCTTTGCTTTTGGGACAGTGCTGGTTGGCTCTTCAATGCTATTGCCGCTTGCGTATTTTATTCGACACTTGCCATACATCACGCGCAGCGTTGCAGCAACGCTGGAAACCTTCGACTACCAGCTGGTGGAAGCAGCGGCTACGCTGGGCTCGCCCTACCTACGGATTATCGGACGAGTCATTGCGCCACTCATTTTGTCCTCACTAGCGTCAGGTTTTCTATTTACTTTCATCGGTGCGATAAGCGAATTTCCGTGTTCAATTTTGCTCTACACGCCCGACAATCTGCCAATTGCCGTAGATATTTTTTCTCAGCTTCGAATAGGGAGTTTTGGATTGGCTGCTGCAGAGGGGGTATTGCTCATCACGCTTATCTTTGCGCTAACTTGGGCGTTCAATAGACTGTTTCAAACACGTGCAGCAGAGACGCCACTTCAACTCTAA
- a CDS encoding rod shape-determining protein MreC, producing the protein MKKLLEAILLDFKEYLLLAGFCLLSLALMANTETPALRLIRASGLELYATIERMLGLLPQYFGLAQKNAQLQRRNTELLAELSLLRTAQIENQELRALLNYKQHTAYPLKLAQIVDRTFSHERNLFTINLGSNDSVEVNMPVVTDEGLVGRVVLVSPNYAIVQPIINRDFKVGVVLEKHRAAGVLSWIPSEHLAAVEHVLLSNSVEVGERVLTAHFSSFAVPNIPVGTIVAVDKTASQLFYTIRVEPSVDFGTLEHVFVMMRPPDKELEAVQRRYRELQ; encoded by the coding sequence ATGAAAAAACTTCTCGAGGCAATCCTGCTTGATTTCAAAGAATACTTACTGCTGGCTGGCTTCTGCTTGCTGTCTCTGGCGCTCATGGCCAATACGGAAACACCTGCTTTGCGTCTAATTCGTGCTTCGGGTCTGGAACTTTATGCCACCATAGAACGCATGCTGGGACTGTTGCCACAATACTTCGGTCTGGCGCAGAAAAATGCACAGCTGCAGCGACGCAACACCGAACTGTTGGCAGAGCTTTCACTGCTGCGCACGGCTCAAATTGAAAATCAAGAGCTGCGTGCGCTACTGAACTACAAGCAGCACACCGCATACCCATTGAAGCTAGCGCAAATCGTTGACCGCACATTTTCACACGAGCGCAATCTCTTCACTATTAACTTGGGCAGTAATGATAGCGTTGAGGTCAATATGCCAGTGGTAACCGATGAAGGGTTAGTTGGGCGAGTGGTGCTGGTCTCACCAAATTATGCCATCGTGCAGCCAATTATCAACCGTGATTTCAAGGTGGGCGTGGTGTTGGAAAAGCATCGTGCTGCAGGAGTGTTGTCGTGGATTCCATCGGAACACTTGGCAGCCGTAGAGCATGTGCTACTGAGCAACTCGGTGGAAGTAGGTGAACGCGTGCTGACCGCGCATTTTAGCTCTTTTGCCGTGCCGAACATTCCAGTTGGAACAATTGTGGCAGTGGATAAGACCGCCTCACAGCTCTTCTACACAATTCGTGTTGAACCGTCGGTAGATTTCGGCACGCTGGAACACGTCTTTGTGATGATGCGCCCACCTGATAAGGAGCTGGAAGCGGTGCAGCGGCGATACAGAGAACTGCAATAA
- the mreD gene encoding rod shape-determining protein MreD — protein MLRRIIFYLGVAFLLGFAQKFLLDRLILYGAVPDIVLIWLVFIARREGQSLGTTLGFFIGLMMDLLHSTLGIDAFAKTIAGFAAGFFREREGALGQQEFFTAVALASFVSTVAFYLVSFGIAMVWWKYVLAAVVSVCYNLLLGYVTQTLILYRL, from the coding sequence TTGCTACGGCGCATCATCTTCTACCTTGGAGTGGCGTTTTTATTAGGATTTGCGCAAAAGTTTCTTTTGGATCGGCTAATACTCTACGGTGCAGTGCCAGATATCGTGCTAATCTGGCTAGTGTTTATCGCACGCCGTGAGGGGCAAAGTTTGGGCACAACACTGGGCTTTTTCATCGGGCTAATGATGGACTTGCTGCACAGCACATTAGGCATTGATGCATTTGCTAAGACAATTGCAGGTTTCGCTGCGGGCTTTTTTCGTGAGCGCGAGGGAGCGCTGGGACAGCAGGAATTTTTTACGGCAGTAGCATTAGCCAGCTTTGTGAGCACGGTAGCGTTTTACCTTGTCAGCTTCGGCATTGCAATGGTGTGGTGGAAGTATGTGCTGGCAGCGGTAGTGAGTGTGTGTTACAACTTGTTGCTGGGATATGTAACGCAAACCTTGATACTTTACCGGCTCTAA
- the mrdA gene encoding penicillin-binding protein 2: MQDKSISPLIYGALSLIFAVLVGRLFYLQVISSQALGQISSQNSVRKIPVDASRGTIYDRNGIPIVENQPQYSVQIVPAEFDKTKLPEVAALLGVSEQFLADKIKEAESYSRYAPSRILRDISFPAFCRLQEHLWRLPGIDVVMENKRKYPRKDFSASHILGYTKFISKQMLEKLPKDIYARDDIIGYAGLEKTYEEYLRGQRGYKLMIVNSLGKQIAEYEGGAQHVPAQRGSDLFLTLDASLQAVAESLLTATGKSGSIVALNPQNGEVLAMVSKPDYDPALLEGSTDAATWNALVKDPKNPLFNRTTQTRYPPGSTFKMICAIAALEEKVITPSTIFGCSGYFKFGDKNFLCHRGKGHGGMDVVRAIQHSCNSYFYQLVLRVGLDRWAKYASLFGFGEKTGLDIADEQTPPLPTREYFNKRYGPYKVGWHDGFLVNLGIGQGDIGATPIQMARYVAALANLGTLVQPHLLRAYRDKQTGELRYPQFEHKPLPISKTTLDIVRNGMRLCVSEGTGRAAQVPGIEVAGKTGTAQNPHGEDHAWFIGFAPYDKPTIAVCVLVENAGFGGAVAAPIAGKLIEHYLRRMPAQDSTQTLLSLSVP, from the coding sequence ATGCAAGACAAGTCGATTTCGCCACTGATTTATGGCGCATTAAGCCTCATTTTTGCAGTGTTGGTTGGAAGGCTGTTTTACTTGCAGGTTATCTCGTCGCAAGCGCTAGGTCAAATTTCTTCGCAAAATAGCGTACGCAAAATTCCCGTTGATGCATCACGCGGCACGATTTACGACCGCAATGGGATTCCTATCGTGGAAAACCAGCCCCAGTATTCGGTGCAAATTGTGCCAGCCGAATTTGACAAGACCAAACTTCCTGAGGTGGCAGCGCTGCTCGGAGTGAGCGAGCAGTTCCTTGCAGACAAAATCAAAGAAGCAGAGAGTTATAGTCGATATGCGCCCTCTCGCATTTTACGCGACATTAGCTTTCCAGCCTTTTGCCGCTTGCAAGAGCATCTCTGGCGATTGCCGGGCATTGATGTCGTAATGGAAAACAAGCGTAAGTATCCACGCAAAGATTTCAGTGCCTCGCATATCTTAGGCTACACAAAGTTTATCTCAAAGCAGATGCTGGAGAAATTGCCGAAAGACATCTATGCACGTGACGACATTATCGGCTATGCTGGGCTGGAAAAAACATATGAAGAATACCTACGTGGTCAGCGTGGCTACAAGCTGATGATTGTGAATTCATTAGGCAAGCAAATTGCCGAGTATGAAGGCGGGGCTCAGCATGTTCCTGCCCAGCGAGGCAGCGATTTGTTTCTGACCTTGGATGCATCGCTGCAGGCAGTGGCAGAAAGTTTGCTGACAGCTACAGGGAAGTCTGGCTCTATCGTAGCCCTGAATCCCCAGAATGGGGAGGTGCTGGCTATGGTCAGCAAACCAGATTATGACCCTGCGCTGCTGGAAGGCTCGACCGACGCTGCAACTTGGAATGCATTAGTCAAAGACCCCAAAAATCCGCTCTTTAATCGCACGACTCAAACGCGCTATCCGCCGGGTTCAACCTTCAAGATGATTTGTGCAATTGCTGCGCTGGAAGAAAAAGTCATCACGCCCTCAACCATCTTTGGCTGCTCAGGCTACTTCAAGTTTGGCGACAAAAACTTTCTCTGCCATCGTGGCAAAGGACATGGTGGAATGGACGTTGTCCGTGCAATTCAACACTCCTGCAATAGCTACTTCTACCAACTGGTTTTGCGGGTTGGACTAGACCGCTGGGCAAAATACGCATCGCTTTTCGGGTTTGGTGAAAAGACAGGCTTAGATATTGCCGATGAACAAACGCCGCCCTTGCCCACGCGTGAGTATTTCAACAAACGCTATGGGCCTTATAAAGTCGGCTGGCACGATGGCTTTTTGGTGAATCTGGGTATTGGTCAAGGCGATATTGGTGCCACGCCGATTCAGATGGCGCGCTACGTGGCAGCACTGGCAAACTTGGGCACACTGGTGCAACCGCATCTGCTCAGAGCCTATCGTGACAAACAAACAGGGGAACTGCGCTACCCGCAATTTGAACATAAGCCCTTACCTATTTCAAAGACGACCCTCGACATTGTGCGCAATGGAATGCGGCTCTGTGTCTCAGAAGGCACAGGCAGAGCTGCCCAAGTTCCCGGTATTGAAGTAGCAGGTAAGACTGGCACAGCTCAGAACCCACACGGCGAAGACCACGCTTGGTTCATCGGCTTTGCGCCGTATGACAAGCCGACCATTGCAGTGTGTGTCTTGGTAGAAAACGCAGGGTTCGGTGGCGCGGTGGCGGCACCGATTGCAGGCAAGCTCATAGAGCATTATCTCAGGCGCATGCCTGCGCAAGACTCAACCCAAACCTTGTTGTCGCTAAGTGTGCCTTAA
- the mutL gene encoding DNA mismatch repair endonuclease MutL yields the protein MALIKKLPDAVANKIAAGEVVQRPASVVKELVENAIDAGADDILVLVKDAGKTLIQVIDNGCGMASDDAVLAFERFATSKISDVEDLENLHTLGFRGEALASIAAVAQVELKTKRREDTVATLVRIEGGMLQDTAAVQGADGTSVSVRNLFFNIPARRKFLKSNATEFKHIYEAVQAQALVHTDIAFALVSDGEDVFRLKSGSLPERLDAFFGQDFSKGLIEVSGGNSLLSLKGYISKPAMMKRSKNEQFLFINERVVHSRLISHAVMQAFGELLLERQQPFFCLHLTLPPRHIDVNVHPSKMEVKFEDERNVYNLVYAIVRDAVRQIDYAPTVKLEEKSEAPLLPISMHSSSVEPEFIGLAKRLRYETTDRDSRTSRILYEDYQTFRQATASEPSNQRHRSSSSLLPDSPQQLVFPSDTAPPEEKTNERFVWQVHNKYILTQIKSGLMIIDQHVAHERILYERALAIMNSGVPHSQQLLFPHRIELKPWEAEILEQIRDDLIRLGFSFRMFGSRTLLVEGIPPDVRPGSEERILQEILEQYQTYTQTLSLGQRERLAASYACRSSIMAGDRLTAHEMQVLIDQLFATSMPYVCPHGRPIIIKLSLEELDKMFGRT from the coding sequence ATGGCTCTCATCAAGAAACTACCTGATGCAGTTGCTAATAAAATTGCCGCTGGTGAAGTGGTGCAGCGCCCTGCTTCAGTTGTGAAGGAATTAGTGGAAAACGCTATTGATGCGGGTGCAGATGATATTTTGGTTCTTGTCAAAGACGCAGGCAAAACGCTCATTCAGGTCATTGACAACGGCTGCGGCATGGCATCAGACGACGCCGTGCTTGCTTTTGAGCGCTTTGCGACTAGCAAAATCTCCGATGTAGAAGACTTGGAGAATTTGCATACACTTGGCTTTCGTGGTGAAGCTCTCGCCAGCATTGCTGCGGTAGCGCAAGTGGAGCTAAAAACTAAGCGGCGTGAAGATACGGTGGCAACGCTAGTGCGCATTGAGGGCGGTATGCTCCAAGATACGGCTGCTGTGCAAGGCGCAGATGGCACGTCTGTCAGCGTGCGTAACCTTTTTTTCAACATTCCTGCACGGCGCAAATTTCTTAAATCAAATGCTACGGAGTTCAAGCACATCTATGAAGCCGTTCAAGCACAGGCGCTTGTTCATACTGACATTGCCTTCGCTCTGGTCTCAGATGGGGAGGATGTCTTTCGCCTCAAAAGTGGCTCGCTGCCAGAACGACTTGATGCTTTCTTTGGTCAAGATTTCAGTAAAGGACTCATTGAAGTTTCAGGCGGCAATTCGCTTCTTTCGCTCAAGGGCTACATTAGCAAGCCTGCTATGATGAAGCGCAGCAAAAATGAGCAGTTTCTTTTCATCAATGAACGCGTGGTGCACAGCCGCCTCATTTCGCACGCAGTGATGCAAGCCTTCGGAGAACTGCTTCTTGAACGGCAGCAACCGTTCTTTTGCTTACATCTCACGCTGCCCCCGCGACATATTGATGTAAATGTGCACCCCTCAAAAATGGAGGTGAAGTTCGAAGATGAACGCAATGTCTATAACTTGGTTTATGCCATCGTGCGCGATGCTGTGCGGCAGATTGACTACGCACCAACTGTCAAGTTAGAAGAAAAGTCTGAGGCGCCTTTGTTACCCATTTCAATGCATTCCTCCTCTGTAGAGCCTGAGTTCATTGGACTGGCTAAGCGCTTGCGCTACGAGACCACAGACCGAGATAGCCGCACTTCGCGTATACTCTACGAAGATTACCAGACTTTCCGACAAGCCACTGCGTCGGAACCATCTAACCAGCGGCACCGTAGCAGCTCAAGCCTACTGCCTGACTCGCCCCAGCAACTTGTCTTCCCTTCCGACACCGCTCCTCCGGAGGAGAAGACCAATGAGCGATTTGTTTGGCAGGTTCACAACAAGTATATCCTGACACAAATCAAGTCGGGGCTAATGATTATTGACCAGCATGTTGCGCACGAGCGCATTCTCTATGAGCGCGCGCTGGCAATTATGAATTCTGGTGTGCCGCATTCGCAGCAACTGCTTTTTCCTCACCGCATTGAGCTTAAACCATGGGAAGCCGAGATTTTGGAACAAATCCGCGATGACCTGATTCGACTGGGCTTTTCATTCCGAATGTTTGGCAGTCGCACGCTACTGGTCGAGGGCATTCCGCCTGATGTGCGTCCGGGGTCAGAGGAACGCATTTTGCAAGAGATTCTTGAGCAGTATCAAACTTATACGCAAACGCTTTCGCTGGGGCAAAGGGAGAGATTGGCTGCCTCATATGCGTGCCGCAGCTCGATTATGGCAGGAGATCGACTCACCGCACACGAGATGCAGGTGCTGATTGACCAGCTTTTTGCTACTTCAATGCCTTATGTCTGTCCACACGGTCGCCCAATTATCATCAAACTTTCGCTTGAAGAGCTGGATAAGATGTTCGGCAGAACATAG
- a CDS encoding TIGR01777 family oxidoreductase: MAKTVILTGGTGLIGSELFRQLRQRGDNVIVFTRDPQRAATQLPGAAEYVHWEAYQSEGGWQEALSKADAVIHLAGAPVAQRWNDDYKRQIYDTRVLSTRYIVQALARAAKRPSVFVSGSAVGYYGVQGYGEAVPALDESAPPASDFLAKVCIDWEKEALAAQALGVRTVVVRTGVVLSTKSGALEKMLTPFRLFAGGPIGSGKQWVSWIHLDDEVGIFLFALDRADVSGALNATAPEPVMMSVLASTLGRVLSRPSIFPVPKAALQVLFGEAADVIAEGQRVIPKRLLELGYTFQYPRLEDALRDLIQRGK; this comes from the coding sequence ATGGCAAAGACGGTAATTCTGACCGGTGGCACAGGACTCATCGGGTCAGAGCTCTTTAGGCAACTGCGCCAGCGGGGGGATAACGTAATTGTCTTCACGCGAGACCCCCAGAGGGCTGCAACGCAGTTGCCGGGCGCAGCGGAGTATGTTCATTGGGAGGCATACCAAAGCGAAGGAGGCTGGCAAGAAGCGCTAAGTAAAGCGGACGCAGTGATTCATCTGGCGGGCGCACCTGTAGCGCAACGCTGGAATGATGACTACAAGCGGCAAATCTACGACACACGCGTTCTAAGCACGCGCTATATAGTCCAAGCACTGGCGCGCGCTGCTAAGCGACCTTCCGTCTTCGTTTCTGGGTCCGCAGTCGGTTACTATGGCGTTCAGGGCTACGGGGAAGCCGTGCCAGCGCTGGACGAAAGTGCACCGCCTGCATCTGACTTTCTGGCTAAGGTTTGCATAGACTGGGAGAAAGAAGCGCTGGCTGCACAGGCACTCGGCGTGCGAACCGTTGTTGTGCGAACAGGTGTTGTGCTTTCTACCAAGAGCGGGGCACTGGAAAAAATGCTAACGCCATTTCGCCTGTTTGCAGGCGGTCCTATCGGCAGCGGCAAGCAATGGGTCTCTTGGATTCACCTTGATGACGAAGTCGGGATTTTCCTCTTTGCCTTAGACCGAGCCGATGTCAGCGGAGCGCTCAATGCTACAGCGCCAGAACCAGTGATGATGTCTGTGCTGGCGTCAACGTTGGGGCGAGTGTTATCACGACCGTCCATTTTTCCTGTGCCAAAAGCAGCCTTGCAAGTGCTCTTTGGCGAAGCGGCAGATGTGATTGCTGAAGGTCAGCGTGTCATTCCAAAGCGGCTCTTGGAGCTGGGTTATACTTTTCAGTATCCAAGACTGGAAGATGCGTTGCGGGACCTGATTCAGCGCGGAAAGTAG